Proteins from a single region of Thunnus albacares chromosome 14, fThuAlb1.1, whole genome shotgun sequence:
- the LOC122997478 gene encoding ubiquitin-conjugating enzyme E2 D4-like — translation MALKRIQKELNDLQRDPPASCSAGPVGEDMFHWQATITGPNDSPYHGGVFFLSVHFPTDYPFKPPKVAFTTKIYHPNINSNGSICLDILRSQWSPALTVSKVLLSICSLLCDPNPDDPLVPDIAHIYKSDRQKYNKVAREWTQRYAM, via the exons ATGGCTTTAAAAAGAATACAGAAG GAGTTGAATGACTTACAGAGGGATCCTCCTGCTTCATGTTCAGCTGGACCTGTAGGGGAGGACA TGTTTCACTGGCAAGCAACCATCACGGGACCG AATGACAGCCCATATCATGGAGGAGTGTTCTTCCTTTCTGTCCATTTCCCCACTGACTACCCCTTTAAACCACCAAAG GTTGCCTTTACAACCAAAATCTATCACCCAAACATAAACAGCAATGGTAGCATCTGCCTTGACATCTTGAGGTCACAGTGGTCGCCTGCCCTTACTGTATCAAAAG ttttattaTCCATATGCTCTTTGCTATGTGACCCAAATCCAGATGATCCGCTTGTCCCAGACAttgcacacatatacaaatcAGACAGACAAAA ATACAACAAAGTTGCCAGAGAATGGACTCAGAGGTATGCAATGTGA